A window of the Desulforapulum autotrophicum HRM2 genome harbors these coding sequences:
- the infB gene encoding translation initiation factor IF-2 — translation MAKIRVYELAKKLNMTNKALLTKLKAMNIEAKSHMSSLEDDTEARVRESLHGMKNKQADTRVKSSVIRRRRPPKPEPSVTELPDDEAAGSNGAAEEKITTPGPVTGDEMTETSTPAPVKSKIPLKAQTDSTNRPTPEDPVVKATELKPKKVTKPKSSPARVILRPDTPAKEEPTKAKEVPAAKEVPAAKEAPKVKETSKAVNVSEDEVNPLPTKNVELNSGDSKPDGALEEKSETDEKALEKEPTIKQEDTILEDNHARKEVRSVAVDDDDKNLDTAEAKDKKRKKKKVQKRSEPAKIIKMAVPISVRSRNKVKTEATQAPTSPQRPKVHPKPADKGPARAQAHRPDTGRDAVVLPGEGDGEVKRSKKKEWKKKGVGGPGVEFAPKGAPRKRKSVVEGKDLYEKGRSGKKGRRKDGRVKKTKTMKTQITVPKAIKRRIKIDEVIELSELAKRMGIKANEMIVKLMGMGVMATVNQTIDFDTACLVAAEFDYEVEKASVEEDIVLQVQEAEIDPDKLVSRPPVVTIMGHVDHGKTSLLDVIRKSKVATGEAGGITQHIGAYRVKTKKGTITFLDTPGHAAFTSMRSRGAQVTDLVVLVVAADDGVMPQTIEAINHSKAANVPVVVAVNKMDKPGADPDKVMRELSEHGLLAEDWGGDVIFAKVSAKTGKGIDGLLEMILLQSEVLELKANPDSPATGHVVEARLDAGRGPVATILVNQGTLKAGQPVVCGLYSGKIRVMIDDMGDDVEFAGPSTPVEIVGLSGVPEAGDEFVALDSEKDAKQVSDSRMQKQRAKVLAKRSRANLEKLFESMGADEIKELKLIIKADVHGSLEALNDSIMKLAQDEVDITIVHSGTGAINESDVSLAAVSDAIIIGFNVRPTPKVRSMAKDENVDMRFYDIIYNVINDIKAAITGLMPSTFHEVIIGRAEVRDTFVIPHKGLTIGGSFVLEGKIARGFKVRLLRDGVVKCDSTLSSLRRFKDDVKEVAHGYECGIGIERYNDIKIGDIFECYEIEERKAQVEQIKE, via the coding sequence ATGGCAAAAATCAGGGTTTATGAGCTGGCCAAAAAGCTTAATATGACGAACAAAGCACTGTTGACAAAGCTTAAGGCTATGAACATAGAAGCGAAAAGCCATATGAGTTCTCTGGAAGACGATACAGAGGCAAGGGTTCGAGAGAGCCTGCACGGCATGAAGAACAAACAGGCGGATACCCGGGTGAAGTCTTCGGTTATTCGAAGGAGAAGGCCCCCCAAACCAGAGCCTTCTGTCACTGAGCTCCCGGATGATGAAGCTGCTGGGAGCAATGGGGCTGCTGAAGAAAAGATCACAACCCCAGGCCCGGTAACAGGAGATGAAATGACCGAAACGTCAACCCCTGCACCTGTGAAATCGAAAATTCCCCTAAAGGCGCAGACTGATTCGACCAACCGGCCAACCCCTGAGGACCCGGTGGTCAAGGCAACTGAATTAAAGCCTAAAAAAGTCACCAAGCCAAAGAGTTCTCCTGCCAGGGTCATTCTTAGACCTGACACTCCAGCTAAAGAAGAACCCACCAAGGCCAAGGAAGTACCTGCGGCCAAGGAAGTACCTGCGGCTAAAGAAGCACCCAAGGTCAAAGAAACGTCCAAGGCTGTAAACGTGTCCGAGGATGAAGTGAACCCGCTCCCGACCAAAAATGTTGAGCTGAATTCTGGAGATTCCAAGCCCGATGGCGCTTTGGAAGAAAAATCTGAAACAGATGAAAAGGCTTTAGAAAAAGAGCCAACAATCAAACAAGAGGATACTATCCTGGAAGATAATCATGCTCGTAAAGAAGTCCGGTCCGTTGCTGTAGATGATGACGATAAAAACCTAGACACGGCCGAGGCAAAGGACAAAAAACGGAAAAAGAAAAAGGTTCAAAAACGTTCTGAACCGGCTAAGATAATTAAAATGGCTGTTCCCATTTCCGTTCGTTCACGAAATAAGGTTAAAACCGAGGCAACCCAGGCCCCGACTTCCCCCCAGCGGCCGAAGGTCCATCCCAAACCGGCAGACAAGGGGCCTGCCAGGGCCCAGGCCCATAGGCCGGACACGGGCAGAGATGCCGTTGTATTGCCTGGCGAAGGTGATGGGGAGGTCAAGCGGAGTAAGAAAAAAGAGTGGAAGAAGAAGGGCGTGGGTGGACCTGGCGTTGAGTTTGCTCCCAAAGGTGCCCCCAGAAAGAGAAAATCCGTTGTTGAGGGAAAGGATCTTTACGAAAAGGGTCGGTCAGGCAAAAAGGGTCGCAGAAAAGACGGCAGGGTCAAAAAAACCAAGACCATGAAGACTCAGATTACCGTTCCAAAGGCCATCAAACGGCGTATCAAGATTGACGAGGTCATTGAACTCTCTGAGCTTGCAAAACGAATGGGCATCAAGGCCAATGAGATGATCGTAAAACTCATGGGTATGGGTGTTATGGCGACGGTAAATCAAACCATTGATTTTGACACGGCATGCCTTGTGGCCGCCGAGTTTGATTATGAGGTGGAAAAAGCGTCCGTTGAAGAGGATATCGTCCTCCAGGTCCAGGAGGCCGAGATTGATCCGGACAAGCTAGTTTCCAGGCCGCCAGTTGTGACCATCATGGGTCATGTCGACCACGGTAAGACCTCCCTTCTGGATGTTATCCGAAAGTCCAAGGTGGCTACAGGTGAGGCCGGCGGCATCACCCAGCATATCGGGGCCTACCGGGTAAAGACAAAAAAAGGTACCATTACCTTCCTTGACACACCCGGTCATGCGGCCTTTACCTCCATGCGCTCCAGGGGCGCCCAGGTTACTGACCTCGTTGTCCTTGTGGTTGCAGCCGATGACGGTGTCATGCCCCAGACGATTGAGGCCATCAACCATTCAAAGGCGGCAAATGTTCCCGTCGTGGTTGCTGTAAACAAGATGGACAAACCTGGTGCTGATCCCGACAAGGTCATGCGTGAGCTGTCCGAGCACGGACTCCTGGCCGAGGATTGGGGTGGGGACGTCATTTTTGCCAAGGTTTCAGCAAAGACAGGCAAGGGTATTGACGGCCTGCTTGAAATGATTCTTCTTCAGTCTGAAGTGCTGGAACTTAAGGCTAATCCAGATAGCCCGGCCACGGGCCATGTAGTTGAGGCCAGGCTGGACGCAGGAAGGGGACCGGTTGCTACGATTCTGGTCAACCAGGGAACCTTGAAGGCTGGACAGCCTGTTGTGTGCGGTCTTTACTCCGGTAAGATCCGCGTGATGATTGACGACATGGGTGATGATGTTGAGTTTGCAGGGCCCAGCACCCCGGTTGAGATTGTCGGGTTGAGCGGTGTACCCGAAGCCGGCGATGAGTTTGTCGCCCTTGATTCTGAAAAGGATGCCAAGCAGGTCAGTGATTCAAGGATGCAGAAACAGCGGGCCAAGGTCCTTGCCAAGAGGAGCCGGGCAAATCTTGAAAAACTTTTCGAGAGCATGGGTGCAGACGAGATAAAAGAGCTTAAGCTCATTATCAAGGCCGATGTCCATGGAAGTCTGGAGGCCCTCAACGATTCGATTATGAAGCTTGCCCAGGATGAGGTGGATATCACCATTGTCCATTCTGGTACCGGCGCCATCAATGAGTCAGATGTTTCCCTTGCCGCTGTTTCCGACGCCATCATCATCGGATTTAACGTGCGGCCGACTCCCAAGGTCCGCAGCATGGCCAAGGATGAGAACGTGGATATGCGTTTTTATGATATTATCTATAACGTGATCAACGATATCAAGGCTGCCATAACCGGGCTCATGCCCTCAACCTTCCACGAGGTCATCATTGGAAGGGCCGAAGTTCGCGATACCTTTGTTATTCCCCACAAGGGCTTGACCATTGGTGGATCTTTCGTTCTCGAAGGAAAGATTGCCCGGGGTTTCAAGGTCCGCCTCCTCCGGGATGGAGTGGTGAAGTGTGATTCAACCCTGTCTTCCCTCAGGCGCTTTAAGGATGATGTGAAGGAGGTTGCCCACGGGTACGAGTGCGGTATCGGCATTGAGCGCTACAACGACATCAAGATCGGTGATATTTTCGAGTGCTATGAGATTGAAGAAAGAAAGGCCCAGGTGGAGCAGATAAAGGAATGA
- the rbfA gene encoding 30S ribosome-binding factor RbfA, protein MKPYPRSERVAARIQEILSDLIKKKVQDPRIELVTISSVRLTSDLRIAYVYFSVFGDEARVEEATQGLKSSHGFIKRHVASQLGLRYMPELKFIHDQSFDRGTHMDQLLKSVLKGDDSE, encoded by the coding sequence ATGAAGCCATATCCAAGATCCGAAAGAGTTGCAGCAAGAATCCAGGAAATTCTTTCGGACTTAATCAAGAAAAAGGTCCAGGATCCCAGGATTGAACTTGTCACCATCAGCAGTGTTCGGCTTACCTCGGATCTGAGAATCGCCTATGTTTATTTTTCCGTGTTCGGCGATGAAGCCAGGGTCGAAGAAGCAACCCAGGGGCTTAAAAGTTCCCATGGATTTATCAAGCGCCATGTGGCATCACAGTTGGGCCTTCGTTACATGCCGGAGCTCAAGTTCATCCATGACCAATCCTTTGACCGTGGTACTCACATGGATCAACTGCTTAAATCTGTTTTAAAGGGCGACGATTCAGAATAA
- the truB gene encoding tRNA pseudouridine(55) synthase TruB, with product MNSGILAVDKPGGISSARLVSRVKRCLNVKKAGHTGTLDPFATGLMLCGINSGTRISRFLLGGPKRYTATLCLGVETDTLDCTGVKEQPANPTTVAAITPDQIIRVVNTFVGVQMQQPPVYSALKHEGQPLYRLARQGRPVQKPLRQIEIFSASVEAIDLPHVTIKVHSSTGTYIRSLARDIGSALGCGAHLVELRRTESCGFSVDNAVPLSDLEAMDKDEPLSRIVPMHEVLSFMPSFAADMQMVKRVGFGQDIGLEKLMAPPEDPRSLFVQILDPHGALAAVVEYDPTLDKYNYCCVFNR from the coding sequence ATGAACAGCGGAATTCTTGCCGTTGACAAGCCTGGGGGGATATCCTCGGCCAGGTTGGTTTCACGGGTAAAGCGGTGCTTGAATGTAAAAAAAGCCGGTCATACCGGAACCCTGGATCCCTTTGCGACAGGCTTGATGCTGTGCGGAATCAACAGCGGGACAAGGATTTCCAGATTTTTGCTTGGTGGTCCAAAACGATATACCGCCACTCTCTGCCTGGGGGTTGAGACAGATACCCTTGATTGCACTGGGGTTAAGGAACAACCGGCCAACCCCACTACTGTCGCTGCCATTACCCCCGATCAAATCATCAGGGTGGTCAATACCTTTGTGGGTGTCCAGATGCAGCAACCTCCCGTGTATTCAGCCCTTAAGCATGAAGGACAGCCCCTTTACCGATTGGCGCGCCAGGGCAGGCCTGTGCAAAAGCCCTTGAGGCAGATAGAGATTTTTTCCGCCTCCGTTGAAGCAATTGATCTTCCCCATGTGACCATTAAGGTTCACTCTTCCACTGGAACCTATATCAGAAGCCTTGCCCGGGATATCGGATCCGCCCTTGGCTGCGGTGCCCACCTGGTTGAGCTTAGAAGAACCGAATCCTGCGGATTCTCCGTGGACAATGCCGTTCCCCTGTCCGATTTGGAAGCCATGGACAAGGATGAGCCATTGTCACGTATCGTTCCCATGCACGAGGTCCTCTCGTTCATGCCCTCTTTTGCAGCAGATATGCAGATGGTCAAAAGAGTGGGGTTTGGCCAGGATATCGGTCTTGAAAAATTGATGGCTCCCCCCGAGGACCCCCGATCGTTGTTTGTCCAAATCCTTGATCCCCATGGTGCCCTTGCAGCCGTGGTCGAGTATGACCCCACCCTTGATAAATATAATTATTGTTGCGTTTTTAACCGTTAG
- the rpsO gene encoding 30S ribosomal protein S15 — translation MVLLAENKDEMIANFKLHDSDTGSPEVQVALLTHRISYLTEHVKVHKKDHHSRRGLLILVGRRRSLLDYLRKKDIERYRSLIERLGLRR, via the coding sequence GTGGTATTACTGGCAGAGAACAAAGATGAGATGATTGCAAATTTTAAGCTCCACGACTCGGACACAGGATCCCCTGAAGTCCAGGTTGCGCTCTTAACCCATCGAATCAGTTATCTTACTGAGCATGTGAAAGTGCATAAGAAAGATCACCATTCAAGAAGAGGGCTTCTTATTCTTGTTGGAAGGCGTCGCAGTCTTCTTGATTATCTCAGAAAAAAAGACATTGAAAGATATCGTTCACTCATCGAAAGACTCGGTTTGAGGCGATAG
- a CDS encoding polyribonucleotide nucleotidyltransferase, producing MEQVFKTELNGKEFSLRAGKIAKQASGSVIVQYGETIVLVTAVAAKEARDSVSFLPLTVEYQEKIYAAGRIPGNYFRREIGRPSEKETLTARLIDRPIRPLFEKGWASEIQVIATVISTDKENDPDVLALVGASAALQMSDIPFAGPIAGLRVGRIDGKFIANPTVQEMENSDIELVVAGSKTGVVMVEGGADVVSEADMLEAIFFGHQAMQPLIQLQEDLKKALGKEKRAYTPPLVDEELMAKVVELAQDKIHTAVQTQGKFERVKALDDVRTEVIETLGEAFADRINEIKSMFGDLVKKVSRKIVLTENQRIDGRAFDEVREITCEVGVLPRPHGSALFTRGETQVLGVLTLGSGPDEQRIETLNGNETRNFMLHYNFPPFSVGECRRAGGPSRRDVGHGNLAHRALARVLPDQADFEYTIRLVGEVMESNGSSSMGTVCAGTLALMDGGVPIAAPVSGIAMGLVSDADNTVVLTDILGDEDHFGDMDFKVAGTEQGITALQMDIKIRELPKAVLVKALDQARIGRLHILKRMLATLEIHRDKMSPYAPKIITVKINPDKIREIIGPGGKMIRSIQADTNTNIEVDDSGLIKIAAENQEDGEAAAKIVSDIGMDPEIGGIYEGEVVKTTDFGAFVRIKTGTDGLVHISELANHRVKKVTDVVKEGEVIRVKVLEITRDGKIRLSCKALEEEEK from the coding sequence ATGGAACAGGTATTTAAAACCGAACTTAACGGTAAAGAATTCAGTCTTCGTGCCGGAAAAATAGCAAAACAGGCCTCCGGGTCGGTTATTGTTCAGTACGGAGAAACCATCGTCCTGGTCACAGCTGTTGCGGCCAAAGAGGCAAGGGATAGCGTCTCTTTTCTTCCCCTTACCGTCGAATATCAGGAAAAAATTTATGCTGCCGGTAGAATTCCAGGCAACTATTTCAGGCGGGAAATCGGAAGGCCCAGTGAAAAGGAAACCTTGACAGCAAGGCTCATTGACCGGCCCATCCGTCCTTTGTTTGAAAAAGGCTGGGCAAGTGAGATCCAGGTAATTGCGACGGTTATCTCCACGGACAAGGAAAATGATCCTGATGTACTTGCCCTTGTGGGTGCTTCGGCCGCACTTCAGATGTCAGACATCCCCTTTGCAGGACCCATTGCAGGCCTCCGGGTTGGTCGTATAGACGGCAAGTTTATTGCCAATCCCACGGTTCAGGAGATGGAAAACAGCGATATTGAGCTTGTGGTTGCAGGGTCCAAGACCGGTGTTGTCATGGTCGAAGGCGGTGCCGACGTTGTTTCCGAGGCTGATATGCTCGAAGCGATCTTTTTTGGCCATCAAGCCATGCAGCCCCTGATCCAGCTCCAGGAAGATCTTAAAAAGGCCCTTGGAAAGGAAAAACGGGCCTATACACCTCCTTTGGTTGATGAAGAACTGATGGCAAAGGTTGTTGAACTTGCCCAGGACAAAATTCATACGGCCGTACAGACCCAGGGTAAATTTGAACGGGTCAAAGCCCTTGACGATGTCAGGACCGAGGTGATCGAGACCCTTGGGGAGGCTTTTGCCGACAGAATCAATGAGATTAAGTCCATGTTCGGAGATCTGGTCAAAAAGGTTTCAAGGAAAATCGTTCTGACCGAAAACCAGAGAATTGATGGACGTGCCTTTGACGAGGTAAGGGAGATCACCTGTGAGGTTGGCGTCCTGCCAAGGCCCCATGGTTCAGCCCTGTTCACAAGGGGAGAGACGCAGGTCCTCGGGGTGCTTACCCTGGGATCCGGACCAGACGAGCAGAGAATCGAAACCCTGAATGGAAACGAAACCCGGAATTTCATGCTCCATTATAATTTCCCTCCCTTTTCCGTTGGTGAGTGCAGGCGTGCAGGCGGACCGAGTCGCAGGGATGTGGGCCATGGTAATCTTGCCCATCGCGCCCTTGCAAGGGTTCTTCCAGACCAGGCCGATTTTGAGTATACCATCCGACTTGTGGGCGAGGTGATGGAGTCCAACGGCAGCTCCTCCATGGGAACCGTGTGCGCCGGGACCCTGGCTCTCATGGACGGTGGTGTGCCCATTGCAGCCCCTGTGTCCGGTATTGCCATGGGACTTGTTTCCGATGCTGACAACACCGTTGTCCTCACCGATATCCTTGGGGATGAAGATCATTTTGGAGACATGGACTTTAAGGTGGCTGGAACTGAACAGGGCATTACGGCCCTTCAGATGGACATCAAGATCAGGGAACTTCCCAAGGCTGTTCTTGTCAAGGCCCTTGACCAGGCCAGGATCGGAAGGCTTCATATCCTCAAGCGGATGCTGGCTACCCTTGAGATCCACAGGGACAAGATGTCTCCCTATGCGCCAAAGATTATTACCGTCAAGATTAACCCGGATAAGATCAGGGAAATCATTGGCCCTGGAGGTAAGATGATTCGATCTATCCAGGCCGATACCAACACCAACATCGAGGTGGATGACTCAGGTCTGATCAAGATTGCCGCCGAGAATCAGGAAGATGGTGAAGCTGCGGCAAAGATTGTTTCCGACATCGGTATGGATCCCGAAATCGGGGGTATTTATGAAGGTGAAGTGGTGAAAACAACCGATTTCGGTGCCTTTGTGAGGATCAAGACCGGAACCGACGGCCTGGTTCATATTTCTGAGCTCGCCAACCACAGGGTCAAGAAGGTGACCGATGTGGTCAAGGAGGGTGAGGTCATCCGGGTCAAGGTGCTTGAAATCACCCGGGACGGAAAGATTCGTCTCTCTTGTAAGGCTCTTGAGGAAGAAGAAAAATAG
- a CDS encoding MBL fold metallo-hydrolase, giving the protein MDSPCLSICPLASGSRGNSVFVSGGSTSILVDAGLSGVELERRMGSRNLLPEDLSAVVVTHEHTDHIQAAGVLSRRYNLPIYINSKTYAAAAKKLGRVDRITLFECGSAFHINDLEITPFSISHDAVDPLGMTVEFDRVKLGIATDLGIATHLVKQHLHDCSLLYVEANHDPGMLDQGPYPWYLKQRVKGRTGHLSNQEAASLVAEVRTQALAHVILAHLSEQNNTPEKALQAMHQALNASCVTVEVARPDMPGALISV; this is encoded by the coding sequence GTGGATTCCCCCTGCTTATCCATCTGCCCCCTGGCAAGTGGCAGCAGGGGGAACTCTGTTTTTGTGTCGGGAGGATCCACATCTATCCTGGTGGATGCAGGGCTTTCTGGTGTTGAACTTGAACGTCGCATGGGATCAAGAAATCTTCTTCCGGAAGACCTTTCAGCCGTGGTGGTGACCCATGAGCACACGGATCACATCCAGGCTGCCGGTGTGTTGAGCCGTCGCTATAACCTTCCTATTTATATCAATTCAAAAACTTACGCAGCAGCGGCCAAAAAGCTCGGCCGTGTGGATCGCATCACCCTGTTTGAGTGTGGAAGTGCGTTTCACATAAACGATCTTGAAATAACCCCCTTTTCCATTTCCCACGATGCCGTTGATCCCCTGGGAATGACGGTGGAATTCGACAGGGTGAAGCTTGGCATTGCAACGGATCTCGGCATTGCCACCCATCTTGTGAAACAGCACCTCCATGATTGTTCTCTTCTCTATGTGGAGGCAAACCATGATCCCGGGATGCTTGATCAGGGTCCATACCCCTGGTACCTGAAGCAGCGGGTAAAAGGCCGTACCGGACACCTGTCTAACCAGGAGGCTGCATCCCTTGTTGCCGAAGTCAGAACCCAGGCCCTTGCCCATGTGATCCTGGCCCATCTGAGTGAGCAGAACAATACGCCTGAAAAGGCACTCCAGGCCATGCACCAGGCCCTGAACGCCTCGTGTGTAACGGTTGAAGTGGCAAGACCGGATATGCCCGGAGCCCTTATAAGCGTCTGA